TGCTCCCGTACCAGCAAAAAGATACTCCAAGTGGAGTTTGAAGGTAGTTTTATCAACAATAAAAACATGGGTGGTCATATTGTTTTTTTGAAAACCAAAATGTATTCGTGCTTAAAAATATAAAAACCGCCAACAAGCGCGCGGTATCTCCATAAATTTTCCTGATTCAATTTTGCGCGATTGTTCGCCATATTTTTTACTAAAATACTTTTTAATTTCAGTCCCTTTCCGCGCTTGAGCGTTTCTTGCATGAGATAAAAACCGAGTGGCACCCATTCGCTATTTGTGTATTTATCCCCGATCACAATTCCCAAATAGCGATTTCTGTCTAACAGATCGGTAAAGTTTTCTATCACATCACCAAATTTTGAGGTAAATTCTTCAACTGTTGCGGCATTACACAAATCCTCTTTTTTGTTACTGAATTTTATTATGTCGTGATATGGGGGGTGTAAAATAATCATGTGGACGCTTTTTTGGCCATTCTTTTTGAGAGTATCCAAAACTTTTTCGCGCGCTTCTTTTGTCGTGCTATCGGCAACAATAACTTCTGTAAAAACTTTTTCACCATTAGGAAGTTCACTATTTATATTTTGTACTGCTACGCGCGC
This Parcubacteria group bacterium DNA region includes the following protein-coding sequences:
- a CDS encoding DNA methylase codes for the protein MNGNSKSKINDLNLDEWKEYQDILTDSLWLIGERDKSGAHNNAYHGNFIPQIPNQMMRRFTKKGDVVLDAFLGNGTTLIESKRLGRHGIGIELMPEVARVAVQNINSELPNGEKVFTEVIVADSTTKEAREKVLDTLKKNGQKSVHMIILHPPYHDIIKFSNKKEDLCNAATVEEFTSKFGDVIENFTDLLDRNRYLGIVIGDKYTNSEWVPLGFYLMQETLKRGKGLKLKSILVKNMANNRAKLNQENLWRYRALVGGFYIFKHEYILVFKKTI